Part of the Capsicum annuum cultivar UCD-10X-F1 chromosome 12, UCD10Xv1.1, whole genome shotgun sequence genome is shown below.
ATAGTGAGGTTTTCAACCGGACCTAGGGGGCCGAGGGATCCAGTAGAGCTGTATTTGCTAAGGCAAGGTTGGACCAAAATCAACATGAGTCATTAACTAGAACTTGCACGAGATATCACAGCGGGGCCTGTCTTTTGTCCGAGTTGTTACATATCACAATTAGGCTTTCAACCGGACCTAAGGGGGCGAGGGGTCCGACAGAGATGTAATTGCGAAGGCAAGATTGGACCAGAATCAACATGAGTCATTAACTAGAACTTGCACTAGATATCATAGTGGGGCCTGTCTTTTGTCCGGGTTGTTACATATCACAATGAGGCTTTCAACTGGACCTAGGGGGCCGAGGGGTCCGGTAGAGCTGTATTTGCTAATGCAAAGGTTGGACCATAATCAACAGGACATATATACACAAAGTTAGTACTAACAATCACAAAAGAATTGACATTTAactaacaacaacatactcagtgtattcccatcgagtggggtctggggagggtaagcaGTCCAtgccactacctcagatgaagtagagaggttgtttccgatagacccccgactcaggaCAGATAACTAGTGACATTAAATTCTGAATCCGCCTTTGTCAGTACAAAACATGTAGTCATAAACATTGAGTTAATTCAAACACACTTGTCATAATGTCATCTAACCTATGTTCCTTTTTTTTGTTGTGTGCAGAGGAAAAAGAATATGTTGACATACCTCAATTGTTGCATTAAGCCTTGATCATTTCCAAATGTCTCAAGCAGCCTACTTTTGCAATAGTCTTGAAAGTGGCTATGTATGCAAAATTAACcacaaatcatgaaaaatcactAAATTATATAGAACTAATATCTGTATGAGTATTATTTATGGAACCTATTAatattttttgcaaaaaaaaaaaagtcttaatTTACTAGTCGAGAGTCTATTAGAAGCAACCTCTTTACCTTCACATGACGAGGGTAAAGCTGGCGTACATtccaccctccccagaccccacttgtggccgGGACTATAGTGggatgttgtttgttgttgtaaaAGAAGCTTTATTATTCTGTTGTTTATTGCAGTTATActgttattaaattttttttttcctgcTCTTTGCTAATTATTAtctaaaagaaaagcaaaaattgccataatagaaaaataataactaCGATTCAGTATCAAACAAGTTAAAATCAGTTGTACAAATCCTCATCGTAATCGACTAGCTAGTTTTATGTTCACCGTTGGCTACCCTCTTTTATTTGAGCTTGAGATAGACAATGTGATCGGCAAGCCTACACTAACAAAGTTCTCGGACATATCTTATTGGGACCTTGGTCAAACCTATAAAGCAAATTGAcataataggaaaaaaataactaCGGCTCAGTATCAAACAAGTTGAAATCGGATGTATAAATTCTCATCGTAATCGGTTAGCTAATTTTATGCTCACCGTCGGTCTACCCTCTTTTATTTGAGCTTGAGACAGACAATGTGATCGGCAAGCTTAGACCGACAAAGTTCTCAGACATATCTTATTGGGTGAAAAATAATTCGACAGGGGCGACCTGAGAACACATGTTGAGATACACGCTTTCACTATGCGCGAGATTCGAGGAATCAAACCAAACATGTGATCTCAGATTGCCCCTATTGAACATTTCCACCAATATTACAAGATTTCATTCATTGCATCTACTTTTTTCTGGCCAAAATTGTTTCATTTATATTAGATATTTATAGTAAGGTTGTTGGATATGTATAGTATTTCAAGAGTGTACTACTACTTGGTACTTTTTTATGACAACATTTTGAAAATCTCTAGGTTTTGTCTATGAAGTACAACTTTTGTACTCCGCATAATGTTACTTCAGAGTTTGTACTACAAATTAGTTGGAGTATTGAAATCATAATCATTGCATGTTGGAGCCAAGGAACAAAAATGAAAGAAGGAAAGGaaaatttgcattttttttaattaattagagGTCAATTCAGAATTTAATCTTGATAAATTTGATTCACATTAAGGTTCATAATATTAAATGTTATGCTTTTAAAATTgtgaatatatataaatatatatgaatgaCAGTGAAAATATTGAGGAATAGTTGAATGTGACaaaaaaggcataatacataaacaaatGCTTAAACTCGACCTCAAGCTGACAAATAAATGCTCCAACTTTGTTTATGTACATTTAGACATCTGATTAATCTCTATTGTGTCGTTAAACACTCTAACTTACAAAATAATCATCTAGACCTTTAAATTTTATGTGTAATGTCAGCATCGAGTGTACAGTAAAAACAAGTTAGATATCTCATGTATAGTTGCTAGGTGAAACCAAATTCAAGTGTCTATTTATGTAATTGGGTGTCCACGAGACACAGTAAAAACGAGTTGAAATGGTTATAGTTCAATGTCCATTAAGACACGACCGAAATGAGTTGGAGTGGTTATAGTTACTAGTTGAGGCCAAATTTAAATGTCTGTTTATGTGATCGGGTATCCACAAGTTATGCCACCCAAAAAATGCACAAACTTGGCATAAAATTTCTGACTGGTCATAGTTCGATGTCCATTAACACACGATCGAAATGAGTTGGAGTGAGGTCATATTTAAATGTATGTTTACGTGGTAAGGTGTCCACAAGTTATGCCACCCAAAAAATgcacaaaaattgaaaatccgaaaacgactctgctggggatcgaACCCAGAATCTCTGGTTCCGTAGACCAGCGCCTTATCCATTGGGCCACAGAGTCAATTTGTTACTTTCAAGTATAAGAAACTAAGATAACATAGTTAATTGTTAGTACCAAAAGAACTGAAAAATTAACTTCTTGGCTAAGTAAATACCATGGagtaaattaattttaggatgaggGGGACTGATATGGTGAGGCACAAAATTTGGTGTACCATATTTATTGGATAAAACCGAAACGATATAGAGAAGATTCGAAACGATATAGAGAAGATTAGATGACGCCTACACTCAGACCCCACTTGCTGGATTACACTGATCAGTATGTTGCTGTTGTTGATCTATTGGACGAATAAGTTTATCATGACAAAAAAACAAAGAGTAACTTCACACAAAATGTACCATGCTACACTACTTAACAAGCTTGAAAGGTTATGATTTTGACAAACTTATAAAccatatataaaatagaaaatgaaaCCCATTCTTGATTCAGTTGTACATGCCATTGAAAAGTATCAAAACTTTTGTGCTCACAACTAGAAGTTCATGTGCTTCACAAGATATCGATGACAAAGGGGAAGAGTCGAGTTCAATATGCACGCACACTAGAGGTGTTTATAACGCGCAGGTCAATTCTTCCGGGCTAAAGCAGCTGCAATTCCACCAACCAAAACTCCAACAGCAGCAGTAGCAATGCCGATGCCAATAACTCCATCTGTTTCAGACACAGCGAAATGCATAAGAACTGAAATGAGATACGATAAGAAATGACATTGAGAATTCTGTTTCGCTACCTTTGGTGATTTTTTCTTCGATTGTTTTCTTGAGGGTCAACGCTTGCCTCCAATCTGGTGCAATCTGCAGATTTTACTAATTTAGGATAAATGAAAAACCGTCGTGCCAATAAAAATGACTTGTGTTGCACAAATGCAGTTCAAGTATGCAATTTCGCTAAAGATGTGCTGACGAAAACTTCAAATGATGCAAAGTTTACAGGCCGGAGATAAGACGTTCAGCATTAATGTTGAGAGTGAAGCAAAGGTAAGAATAACGATCAAACCTCCAAACAACGATCAACGAGCTGCCTGCTTCTTGGAAAGTCTCCACTTCTATAGTAACCAACAGCCAGAAGATAAAGCTTTTCTCTCATTTGCAATGGACTGTTACTGCCACCCAACGAAGCTGCAAATGGCAACATTAAGTCACATACTATGGTTTTGAAATACAGAATCCACTGTCCGTGCAAAGAAATGCCAGGGTGAGGGAATGAATGATTCGGCATGTATCCGAAAGGAAAAGGAATAAACGAGGAAATGAATTGCTCTACTACACTGACCTTCAAGCATTGCTATCCCACGTTGTATATCTTCAGGCCTTCTCGAGTGAACAAGAGCCCAAGACAAACGCATAATGCATTCACTTTTAAGTTCATCAGATGAACCTTTTTCTGCATCA
Proteins encoded:
- the LOC107851507 gene encoding mitochondrial fission 1 protein A; protein product: MDAKIAKFFESIGDFFTGGDQIPWCDCDIVAGCEREVADAEKGSSDELKSECIMRLSWALVHSRRPEDIQRGIAMLEASLGGSNSPLQMREKLYLLAVGYYRSGDFPRSRQLVDRCLEIAPDWRQALTLKKTIEEKITKDGVIGIGIATAAVGVLVGGIAAALARKN